The segment ACATTTGAGTTCCTTTTCTAACTGGATtgcttaattgcttctgagataacaGCAGACTTCTAAAACTTAGGGCACATTTCAAGGGTTACCATTAACCTAAGGTCATAAAGAAGATATATACCACAGGTGCAAAAACAGGAGATAAGATATTGACTGAGTTTGTCTAAACAAAACTACAGTCTTAAACTCCCCCCATGACCCTCCAAGGCATATGGTGAAAGGTGAGCCAGATCATTGCTccttgtgtatatgcatgtaagcaTTCTCTGTTATAACCTCtgattgatgttaagagatattaaggaaaagtggttgttacttccttttatttttgttgttagaggtgtagtcatgtttgtgtgactatcttctttggggtttgtagaaagattactttcttgctttttctagggtgtagtttccctccttgtgttagtgttttccatctattatcctatgtagggctggatttatggaaagatattgtataaattttgttttaccatggaatattttgttttctccatctatggtaattgagagttttgctgggtatagtagcctgggcaggcatttgtgttctcttagggtctgtataacatctgcccaggatcttctagctttcatagtctccgaTGAGAAATCCggtgttattctgataggttacttgacctttatatgttacttgaccttttttctttattgcttttaatattctttctttgtttagtgcatttgatgttttgattaataTGTGATGGGAGAAAAatctttttctggtccagtctatttggagttctgtaggcttcttgtatgttcatggtcatctcttctCTCgcacgctcgactggccaggaagaacgacgctgcaacaggatccttctgcacacgtttattgggagagcttgattgtagaggcgaaaagacttcgagcccagaactggtgctgcttttataggcctaggacaggcgttctctctcatctgattggttaacttgtctctcatctgattggttaacttgtctctcatctgattggttaacttttgtcaattctcaaaacctcaccttggcaaaagaacctttactggctatgtatgtgtggtggccagctgtagccaactgccactctgcaactgccactctgcaactgccactctgtaactgccactctgtaactgccactctgcaacggcttcccacaatctctttctttaggttagggaagttttcttctataattttgttgaagacatttactagccctttaagttgggaatcttcactctcttctacacctattatccttaggtttggtcttctcattgtgtcctggatttcctggatgttttgggttaggacctttttgcattttctttgactgttgtgtcaatgttttcaatgatatcttctgcacctgagattctctcttctatctcttgtattctgttggtgatgtgtgcatctatgactcctgatctctttcctagattttctaactccagggttgtctccctttgtgatttctttattgtttctatttcaatttttagatcttggatggttttgttcatttccttcacctgttggattgtgttttcctgtaattctttaagggatttttgtgtttcctctttaaaggcttccagctatttacctgtgttctcctgtatttctttaagggagttatttatgtccttcctaAAGTCCTCTCTCACTGTCATGAGAAGTTGTTTTAGAttggaatcttgcttttctggtgtgatggtgtattcaggacttgctatggtgggagaattgggttctgatgatgccaggtaacattggtttctgttgcttatgttcttatccttgcctcccaccatctgattatctctagagctacctgccctcactatatctgactggaccctgtccttcctgtgatcctggttgtgtcagaactcctcagagttcagctgtctctgggatcctgtgatcctgagaccctgggtgtgtcagaactcctgagaGTCAAgctctctgggaccctgagatcctggtgtgaccaagctcctgggatcctgggatcctgagatcctgtggtcctgggcgtgttagagcacctgggggtggagcttcttctgggtgttgtgggactgccTGAGGAGTTAGCTTCCAGGCTCTGcctagcacatgcctttaatcacagcactccagaggcagaggcaggcagatctcggtGAGTTCCAAACCACCCTGaactacagattgagttccaggacagccagaactacacagagaaaccctgtctagaaacaacataaaacaaaacaagcaacacaacaaacaacaacaaaaaggaaaagagaaaaaatattaaaaacaacacaCAGACTGGCACTTTGAAAAGATCAATTAAACTTAGAGACCCCACGCAAGCTAACCAGAGCAAGAAAGAGACAACTCCAAAACATCAGAAACAGGGAGGGGCATGGCCACAGAGATGGCAGGTATGAAATATCACACCCAACAGAAACCTTTATCCAAGAAAGCAGCTACTTGAGTGAGACAGACAGTTCCCTAAGAACACAGCTAACCACGTTCACAGAGGAAAATAACTGGAGGTCAGGCCTGCACCACATGCCTGCCAATCAAgccttaagaggcagaggcatgagggCAGCCAGGCTGTCTACACAGTTAGTTCCAAGTGAGGACTGCACAGTGAGTCCCTGccaccaaaaagaagaaaaaaaaaaaaaaagaagtaagggaggagggaaaagaggggggaaggggagaggagaggagggaagaagaggagaagggagggagagaagagggaggggaaaggagagaaggagaaggaaaggaagagaagggaaggggagaaaggagaggggagaggaagggaagagaaaggaaaagagaggagggaacggggaagggagagcaggagagaggagggagggatctgAAGAAATCTGCTTGGCGGCAGAACACTTCCCCAGCATGCTCAAGGCCATGGGTTCCACCATTGGAAAACAAGCACGTTGAAACACCTCGCATTGATTAGCAGAAAGCAGTCCACAAAGAGTGACAGACAGGAGTGATTTCATTGGTAAATCTTGCCAGCCTAACTGCTCGCACTTTCTCTGCGGTGTCAGTGTCTATGAGTTCCAGTGCCATCCTCCGAGGCCCAAAGATACAGTATGATAAGACGTTGAAGAAGGTGGTGTGTCGAATCCACCCGAATCAATACTGAGGCCGTTCTGCTTTGTGGAAGCTACTGTTAAACGCATTGTGCCTAATTTCAAAGTCAACTTTGTCACAGATGTGCGTGTTAGAGACAGCATGGTATAGGCGGGTTTAGGACCTAAGGGTTCAGATCTGCAACTGGGGGCTTGAGGGGGAGGCGGTAAAGCGGGAGAGGCTAAGGCAATGCTTCTATGAAACTGGGTACTGCAGCGGAAGAGTCAGTAGTAACTGCCCCAGGCTTCCCTCAGGTCCAGCAGAGGGGCAGCTTGCCAGCGTGCTCCATGCCTCCTCCCACTTAGAAAAGACTCCTGACAAGCAATGATGGTAGCCCCTTGTATATGTGTCTGACTGTTACAGGATTTGGATGGCTGACTGGCTACTTCGGAGCTCTTTGGAGAAACAGTTGGGGTTGATGGTGTTAGCAGTTCCTACACTGGAATCAGGTTCTGCCATGACACCATTGTTGAGGGTTCCAGGGAgtcatccctgctcctccattcCTTGTCAGTAACTCCAGGGCCACCACCCAACTCTATTCTCCCTCCACCACGCCCCACTTACCTGAGGCTTATTGTTATTGACTCAGATATGGAGCCACTGTCTCGGGATGCACACAGCTGACCAAATTGTGTCTTCTGTCCTCCACCCCAACTCCAAACACAGAGCCCTGATGACAGCCCCTTTCATAACTGCGctcatataataaacaaataagaaaaccTCTGAGTATTATTGCAAGTCCTATAGTCTTGGCTGCTGTTTATAATGTAGTGGTGAAGTTACTGTAACCCAATTACAACAGGCTTTATGATAGTGAGCACAGCCTGCAATTTGTAAGGTCCAGAACTTTCTTGTATTTATGAAAAACATTTGTCTTGCATTTTTCAAAGGGTCATAAAATCCAGCAACGTGTGTACTCTGTTTTTATATACTCTTAAAAACCTAGATTGCAGAAAATCCCTCGCCAATGAATCTGATTCCACAGAGTCGCACAATACCAAGAAATGGCCACACCTCCCTGCGTGTGCTGTTTCACCTGCATCGCCTCACATGGCCCTCACGGCAACCTCTGAGGGTCATaaggaagaaattagaaaaaaaaaaaaaaacacagagatcCCCCCAGCTGACTTCCCACACAGTGGGGACCTGAATCTGCAGTCTGGACCCTCTCAGCTTTTAGACTAGACCAGGGCATACTATGGAAAGTGGCCTTCCACCCCATGTGGCTTATGACCCAGCAGCCCCTGGGAACCTGAACCAATGCACACTTGGGCCTCCTCAGACTTGCTGAAACTCAGAGGTACCTGTCCATCTGTGTTTCCTCTGAAGGTGACTTTCCCAGGGTGCAGAGAACCTCCACAAGAGCCAGGTGTCACATAGGCTTTCTAAAACGTCACCACCCCTCATGCTGTTCTTGGTGAGTGTCAATGCGGAAGAGGAGTGTGGGGGAAGGTGAAAGCACTGGCCATTATAGCTGCTGCATTTGGACGAGAGATTGTGCAGAGTAAGAAGGCTGGGTGATTCTAAGGGCCAAGCACAGAGGAGCTAGGGGTAGGCCTATTCTATCGGGGTGTTCTCACCTGGGACTCAAATGCTAAGACGTGCACAATCATTCCCTTTGCTAACACTGCTAACAATGGGCTGAGCAAGGACAAGTCAGTCCTAAGAAAAACGAGAATGCTTGAAATTTCTGCTGCAACTTCTCCaggaaagcagagaaatgaaTGGATCGTTTGCATCGGACTCAGCCACTCCCTAGCACCCTGTCCCGGGGAGTCTAGGGGACAATGGGAAGAATGCTCTGAGCAGTACGGGAGCTGTGCTGCTGGAGTTAGGTGGCATCAGGGCTCGGCCCTTCCCTTCTGAGCAGCTCGAGGGAAGAGGAGGCGGAGCTGTGTGGGATGCGATTTAAgagcttctgctttagcctccaGGAACAAGGCTGAGTGAGGCAGGGAACAGAcacaggggagggaaaggagacagCAGGTGTGAGTTCACTGGACGCTTGACCTGAGTTAGGCAGGAAACTGCAGTTAACCAAAGAACCTGAAGGTGGAGCCCACTACCTCCTCAGCAACGCCTATGACTGGCCTTGCACAGCCTGTGGCTGGAACCTTGTTGGAGCCTGCCAGAGAGTGGAGAAAGCTGGCAGATGGCTTCTTACAGAGCCTGGGGCACACACACTCCAGTCGCAGTGTTTTATGAGAAGTGCACCCCACAGGTCCATACCCCTTCCCTGAACCTCTCCATGGAACGAGGCCGATGAGGAGAAGCTGGAGAACAGTTCCCAGAAGCGACATCAGAGGCTCATTTGTCAACACTGAACACCTGGAGATTTATTTTGTTAACCGAAAAAACAACTTAACAgctaagagagagagattgacagGTGGTGGATACCAGCCCTAGCTGACTGGTGTTAACTAAGGCACGCCTGGTGTGTCTGTGGTCTTCTGCCTCCACTATCTTAATCCTGGAGGTCTGACGGTTCTTCATCAAAGTTCAAGtttcctggaaagaaaagaaaacaccagaaaaaataacataaaaatgatggaaacaagcaaaaaaaaccacacacacactaaaaaaataaaaataaaaaaaatgctgaagactctttttaaaagaattaagagCCAGGCTCACTATCAATAAAAGTATACtagcgccgggcagtggtggcacacgcctttaattctagcatttgggaggcagaggcaggcggatttctgagttcgaggccagcctggtctacgaagtgagttccagaacagccagggctatacagagaaaccctgtctcgaaaacaaacaaacaaacaaacaaacaaaaaagaattatttatttgggagctggtgagatggctcagcagttaagagcactgactgctctctgaagattctgagttcaaatcccggcaaccacatggtggctcacaaccatctgtatagctacagtgtactcatatacataaaataaataaatattttttaaaaagatttatttgacagatgtggtggtgcacgcctttaatcccaacacttgggaggcagaggcaggtgaatttctgagttcgaggccagcctggtctacagagtgagttccaggacagccaggactatacaaagaaaccttgtcttgaaaaaccaaaaaaaaaaaaaaaaaaagacttatttatcttATATGTGTGAATTTGCTGTttctatctttagacacaccagaagagggcatcagatctcattacagatggttgtgagccaccatgtggttgttgggaattgaactcaggacctctggaaatcagtgctcttaaccactgagccatctctcccagccccaattgcaatttttttttaagccctTAGTCCTTGCCAAGCCTTGTTTCCCAAAGGCACTCAGATCCCTGGGACCAGCTCCTGAGCTAAAGCTCCTCTTACTCAGGGGCCAGCCATCATCCGCTCCTCTGGTTCTAAGAATTCTTCATCTTCATCCCATCCcgccctctcttcctcccacatTAGTGTTTGGGGATACTCGTCTTCCACTggtcctccccccaccctacccccggTGCTCGAGCAACCAACTTGAGACTTATGCTTCTCAAAGTATCCTCTGTCACAACCACAGATCTGAGCATCCAGTCCGAAAGCCCACCATGTAAGGTCAAGAAAGGATGCTGGAGAAAACTGTGACCACCTCCTCCCCGCAACTCCCCCTAATGCCAGGGTGTGTTGCTGTCTGGAGTTTCATTCTCCATTTTgccttttctctctgcctctcagccTCTCCACTCACCTGGAGTTGACCTTTCCTGGAGATACTTCCTGTTCTTGTCCCATGTCTTCGGGCAACGTGCTGACTGTCCCTAATACTCTAGAGTGAAATCGTGGGCAGGGGTGGCACTGGATGACACCCCTGTCTCTCCACCCGCCACTGCAGGTGCCAGCAACCTAAAACTGCATGCAAATGAGCAGTGGGACTTGCTGACTTTTCCAAAGGTCAGGGCGGCCACTGCTCTAAGTGCCCACGGCATCCTGCAGGCATTGTACCCTCAAGGAGTCGTTCTTACCGGCTTACGGGATGAGAGGAGAAAGGTGAGCAGTCCACCAGAGCTTGCTCAATGGACCCTGCCTCTTAGGTGTGTTCTTACACTGTTCACATCAACTATCTCCGGAAGAGCCTAAGGCCACCTCTGCGTTCCTACGAGCTACATAGAAAACTAGTTTTGCCTGGTtttgtttcaggttttttttttttttaagaataggaaatagggcgggagagatggctcagcagttaagagcactgactgctctttcaaaggtcctgagttcaatttccagcaaccacatggtggctcacaaccatctgtaatgggatctgatgtcttcttctggtgtgtctgaagacagctacagtgcactcatataaataaataatatattttttaaaaaaggaaatatgttCACTCTTAATTTGTAATCAAAATCTAGTTTAAAGGGGGCCCTGTgataatttgaatgaaaatgccccctcgggctgaagagatagctcagtggttaagagcactgactgctcttctgaaggtcctaaacccagcaaccacatggtgctcacaaacatctggaatgagatctgatgccctcttctggtatgtctgaaaacagctacagtgtacttacatataataaataaataactaaatcttaaaaaagaaaatagccccttataggctcatagggagtggcattattagtggggtgtggccttgttggaggaagtgaattaatgggggcaggctttgagccTTCAGAAGCTCACATGGGtaccagtgtctctctctctctctctcttcatgctGCCTGcccatccagatgtagaactcttggctccttctccagtaccatgtctccTTGTGCGTCACCATGCTTCTGGCCATGATGCCaaggactgagcctctgaactgtaagcctgccccaattaaacGCTTCCCTTCATAAGCGTTATCgcggtcatggtatctcttcacagcaataaagccccAACTGAAACAAGCCCTAATCCCTGCTCTCGGTGGATCGCAGAGGGGTAAGCTTCCAGTTTGTCCCCCTAAACCATGTTGGCAGATGTGACTATTCCCTGCCACGTCTAGTTTTCTCCCTCTTGGGATAATGTAGAGGACCAGTCACACCAGGCCAGTCCCTGCAGAGGTCAGGATCAAGTGCAGACAAGCTGGACTTTATGAGAATCTATGCTGGTCTCTCCAGGCTCACTCAGGTCCCTCAGACTGGCCGGAGGATAGTTCGGTAGAGGAGGGAGAAACCTGCTCCTTCTAAGGTACCTCACACTAGCCCCGCCAACTCCAAAGGGTGTGCTTTCTTACCCTGGTCTATGTCGTAGCTGTTCTCCTGGCTCTCCTGCCTGAACGTGTCTACGTCTTCATCGGCCCCCCTCGGCTCCAGCTCGCCCTCAAAACCTTCTGCCTGGATGTCTTCTGAGGGGTCACCCACGCCTGGGATGAAGACAGCAGCGGCAGATAGAATGAGATCACCAGAGAACATGAGTGCAGGTCTGTGTGTCGAGTGGTCCTCCTGGTTTGCCCAGCAATGTCTCCTGTGCTTTCGAGCATGGCCccctttcccaccccaccccccaccccccacgctcCAGCCCAGGCCTGGCCATCAGATCACCCTGACCTGTCTCCAGACTTTCTTGGCAAAGCCACAGTAAAACGGATACAGAGAAATGCAACCTTCTTCCAACAGGGACACCTGATCCCATTTGCTGTCGGCTGCCCAACCCAAGTCACTCCCACGGCCAGGCGATAACTCTGACTATTAGAGAATCCCCCAGGGTTCCTGGGGCCTGCATCTTAGCAGGACATGTCTTCCATCTAGTTGATCTTTGTTCTCCTCCTCTACTCCCTGGGAGAGTCTCATCCCCTTATAACATCCTGCACCCCAACTGACCCACTGGCCATTTCCCAGAGGCCCCAGCTACACCAGGCCTGGGAACAGGTGTGTATGGTGCTTGCCCCAGGGCGACCCTGACAAGCATGGGGTGTCTGTACCAGTAAGTCCCTGCGGTTCCTCCTGGCCTTGGCCCTCAGGGGGAGGCTGCTCCTCGGAGAGGGTTGGAGTCCACAGGGCCAATTCTGTGATGTTGAGAGCTTTCCATTTTGGAACGATGTTCACTaatgtctcttcctcctcctcctcttctcctctttcctattttaaggcaaaaaaaaacccatctgTATTGCCGTCATTTGGTCTGGGATACTAAATGACAaccgggggtggggagggggtgcggggggaggggctgggggaggtagtcagaattccaaacatctgCTTGGCTGCTCAGAAATGAATTCTTCCATTTTCGTTCCATAGGTTCTCAGTGCCTTCACCCATAGGGTGAGACAAGTATTCAAGGAGAGGGGTAACCAAGCCGGCCCTGCATCAGAGTCACTCAGAATGCTCTCTGAAACACACACGCTTCTCACTTGGCCAGTTGGGAATAGAAACTAATAATTTGCGTAGGTTCCAGGTCAGGATTGCAGACTGGTCATTTGCATAGGATCCCAAGTGACCCCTGAGGCTGCTGAGCCAGGAACTATACTCAGAGACTATCCCCAAAGGGGCCCATGTGCTCTGGCACTAGCTGACTTTCCCCAGGTGGTGGGTGACCCTTCTTTCAGCTGCTGGCAATCCACAACTGATAGCTCAGAACCTGGGTGCCTCCCATGGATGTGACCCCCCCTCCCATCAGCAAAGCCTCAGCACTGCACCACCCCCATCTCCCACACCTGCTGCACGGCCCCTGGTTCAGGCAGGTCCCAGCTTCAGAGACGTCACAGCACTGGTCACCTCCTGTTTCTAGCCAATCCTGGTTCTTCCGCAGTTGACCCTCCTCAGGTCAACTCCcaataaactctgtgtgtgtgtgcctcagagTGTTGTAGTTGACCTTCTCAGAGTGATGAAACAAACTATGCCCCACTCCCAAAACTGTGACCTTGTCCTAGCCCCCCAGGACCTTAGAGCATGACCTATTATTTGAAGATTAGGTGGTCCATGTAAAAATGAGGTCCTACTATGTGTGGTATTTTAGTTCCTTTTGCGTAGCTGAGACAAACTACCTAAGGGAACAGCTTAAAAGAGGGAAGGGGTATTTGACTCAAGGTTTCAGAGGCTCAGACCGTCATGGTGGAACAGTTTACTGCACAGTCCATGGGAAACAGGGATGGGAACAAATCGGAAAGGACCAAGGGAGATGCAGCACCCTGAAATATCGCCCCCTGCTGATGGTTTCTCCAATTAGGTCCCCACTTCTACAGTTTCCAGCATTCACCTCatgagatgggggtgggaggacagagggatggatactTTTCCTTTAAGCCAAAACATCTGGGAACATTTGTGGGATGTGCTGGGGAGACTCCCTTtaagtggaaagaaaagaaaagaaaagaaaagaaaagaaaagaaaagaaacaaaacactgagGTTGCAGAAaccttggggagggagggaaggggagaggagggagggagagagggagaacatTCATGTAACTCATGTTTGCCACATTATcactgtttcattttattttattaattactatTGCTAAGTCTCCTCTTTATTGTGCCTGAGATTAAACTCTGTGGTCCAGTACTATCTACTGCACCAGGAAAGTCAGGATAGTCCTGGGAGAGTCAGCTTACAATACAGTTCCAGTTCCTAGTTCACTAGGAAGGGAGCTGGTTCAGGgaccaaggagaaaaaaaaaaaaaaaaaaaaaaaaaagcacaatttgATACTTTCTGATACTTTCTCTGGCCAGGCTCAGCCTGGCTCCTAAAGCTTCTGACTGGGGCTGGGCTGTGCCAGGGCTTGGCTGTGCCCGGGCTTGGCTGTGCCATTAGGTTCAGCTGAGGTAAGGCTGGCCCCGCCCACTCTGCTGAATCCTGACTCAGAAAGGTCAActtccagagcagtggttctcacccttcatAACGCCGCAACCCTTCaacacaggtcctcatgttgCGGTGATCCCCCTcgaccatacaattattttcgttgctacttcacaactgttaACTTTGCTGCTGTAATGAATCGTAACTGTAGAGAGCTGACTTGCAGGGTAGCTGATATATGGCCCCTGTGAAAGTTTCGTTGGCCCCCTGAAGGAGTCTCAATCTACAGCTTGAGAACTGAGATGCTAGCCAGAACCTACGCATGTTCTTGATCGCTTGGGCTTCCTCACTGTCTCTAAAGCACTTCTTCCTTGTCATGGCGGGgtcgcgggggtgggggtggggggggcctATGCCAGCTTAGCtcaaacttttgtttttgttttgtattgtttttcctttccttcttccattctACTTCTCTGGGAAAAACAGCTGAGGTTTACAGCTTGCTTGCCCTggggcatttgtttgtttgtttgaaaaaactctaataaaattgtccgtagtcactaaaaaaacaaacaaaaacaaaacttcttaCAACAGGAATAAGGCAAAGGCTCAGAGGTAGTACTAGGACCAGGAAATTTTTACTAAACCTCATTACACCCAGGCAGTCGCCAGGCATTGACACATCAAGAGCTCACACATGGACAACCCCTTCACACAATCCTGTACCCTGAGAATGGCTACACTGTTGCCAAACAGAGAAGAGCAATCGGCTATTAACGCCCATGCTCAGTGTAGCAAAGGAACTTATTAACTAACTAGGCTTTAAGAGCAGGCCACCCTTGGGACTTTTGTGATCAGCCACCTGACGTCGGTACAGATGGTTAACAGTGTTCAGATGCCATTCTGGGACTGACACCTGCCGGAACTCAGGGTTAGACTGTTCCCAGCCACAAAATCAAGCTCTGACCCCCGAAGCCATTGTGAAATGACATTGACCACTTTGGCAGTTGGGCTGTCTGCTGGGATCAATATGAGTGAGCAGATATTTATTTAACCCTTGAAAGCAGATGCAACAAGTCCACTTACCGTATCTGTGAGGCGATATTCACCGTGCTGTTCGCATCCAATATCAAATACGTACTTTCCAGGGCCCACAGGCTAGGGGGAGAGAGGGATTCAACGCACTTTATTCTTCagaaattcttttgttgttgtttgtttttttgtttttttgagacagggtttctctgtgtagccttggctgtcctggaactcactttgtagaccaggctggcctcgaactcagaaatccgcctgcctctgcctcccgagtgctgggattaaaggcgtgcgccaccatgcccggctccagaAATTCTTCTGAACAGAAAGCAACAAAACACTTCCCAAGCACCGTGCCCAGAAAGCCCACCCCGAATGACCTCACTGTGCACAGTCTGAGAGGGTTGCAGAATGGTTTTGTCGACTGACAGCTAATGGGGAGGTCTTACTGCTTTATCAAAGGAAAGAGGAATGCATCCACTTTAGAACCCATAAGAAATCTGCCAGTCGGGCATGAtggtgaacgcctttaatcccagcactcgggaggcagaggctacagagtgagttccaggacagccagggctatacagagaaaccctgtcttgaaaaaaccaaaaaaaaaaaaaaaaaaagaaagaaagaaagaaagaaagaaagaaagaaagaaagaaagaaagaaagaaatctgcgTCTATGGGCAGACTCACTAGAGAGGGGCTGGCTACCAATGCTTTGGTATGCTTGTACCAGCACTGGATTTAGTGCAAAGcaccttttaaaaactatttacttAGAGTGGGGGCAGGGTGCCCGAGTCGAAGCCCATATGTGtcagtcagaggacatcttgcagGACTCCGTTCTCTCCTTGTCACATTCAAGTCGGCAGGCTTGAC is part of the Mus musculus strain C57BL/6J chromosome 17, GRCm38.p6 C57BL/6J genome and harbors:
- the Rsph1 gene encoding radial spoke head 1 homolog isoform 2 (isoform 2 is encoded by transcript variant 2) is translated as MSDLGSEELEEEGENDLGGTYKFKNGARYTGDYVKNKKHGQGTFIYPDGSRYEGEWADDQRHGQGVYYYVNNDTYTGEWFNHQRHGQGTYLYAETGSKYVGTWVHGQQEGAAELIHLNHRYQGKFMNKNPVGPGKYVFDIGCEQHGEYRLTDTERGEEEEEEETLVNIVPKWKALNITELALWTPTLSEEQPPPEGQGQEEPQGLTGVGDPSEDIQAEGFEGELEPRGADEDVDTFRQESQENSYDIDQGNLNFDEEPSDLQD